In the Aneurinibacillus soli genome, one interval contains:
- a CDS encoding DNA adenine methylase yields the protein MAKKIISRMPAHKTYVEPFGGAAHVITQKSQISHEVYNDIDGDLVNFLLVARDLPEKLSKACESLPYSRQLYGKWKSEEMPEDEFERAVRFFYLNRSGIAKGNGPGSCKTGWRHSTSSNQNPAMGYQSACSLIKAFANRMKGVMIEHDDFRKIIEKYDSPQTLFYVDPPYIGREKFYAGGFTEQDHRELAGPLQNIKGKAIVSYYDDPLLLEIYPDWRRETFESYKQVVNGDNCHAEELLLMNFKEKQMNIFDI from the coding sequence GTGGCTAAAAAGATTATCAGTCGGATGCCAGCTCACAAAACGTATGTTGAACCGTTTGGTGGGGCTGCACATGTGATTACTCAAAAATCTCAAATTAGCCATGAAGTCTATAACGACATAGATGGAGATTTAGTCAATTTCCTCCTTGTCGCTCGAGATCTACCTGAAAAATTGTCGAAGGCATGTGAAAGTCTTCCGTATAGTCGACAGCTATACGGAAAGTGGAAATCAGAAGAAATGCCAGAAGATGAGTTTGAACGAGCTGTACGCTTTTTCTATTTGAATCGTTCGGGCATTGCAAAAGGCAATGGCCCTGGATCCTGCAAAACTGGATGGAGACATAGTACATCATCCAATCAAAACCCAGCGATGGGCTATCAAAGTGCTTGCTCGCTAATCAAGGCCTTTGCCAATCGGATGAAAGGCGTAATGATTGAGCACGATGATTTCCGCAAGATCATTGAAAAATACGATAGTCCGCAAACGCTATTTTATGTGGACCCTCCGTATATTGGACGGGAAAAATTTTATGCCGGGGGATTTACGGAGCAAGATCATCGAGAACTAGCAGGTCCTCTACAAAACATCAAGGGAAAAGCAATTGTTTCATATTACGATGATCCACTCTTACTCGAGATCTACCCTGATTGGCGAAGAGAAACATTCGAAAGTTATAAGCAGGTTGTCAACGGAGACAACTGCCATGCCGAAGAATTGCTGCTGATGAATTTTAAAGAGAAGCAGATGAACATTTTTGATATTTAG
- a CDS encoding DEAD/DEAH box helicase, with amino-acid sequence MITCEKVLGVDKRWWIKATFPYCDEYVQAVKRVPHSLYVRDAQAWAIPWEMKAQFDHSTNDFIVIWNNAEHSPSDMIGGGIPEETLSTQPSMLGYSIKYDGDKIISYTGFTAAPYRSYQVQGVNALVQNHFLILADDMGLGKSFSLISAVEALTKTGDIRKGLIVAKSSLLYNWLTEIKKFSHLKAVVMAGNADARHQIIKEFATDDNQILIMSYDTYRRDLEHLKKLNKHRVLDFCALDEAHVALNPDSQIGKAIHAIPFRRKYVLTATPFKNHPLELYNFLKWGGLTDDNPYQFRRRYGILGGFQNKQVIGVKRVAELKDMINRCMLRRLKRDKLDLPLITFKQVKLKMTAEQQRMYSIIKGEIMAELENPAFEMPSNPLTVLMRLQQVTASLDLLSDPTSPSNSVKVDKLIGLVKEITQRGEKAIIFSKFRSIVDLVAEKLAAYSPAVIHGDVDAQGLTEAQAQRKAKKTGEDAELLMASERQREVNRFNTDPACKVAVLSGAGREGLNMQAGTHCIFLDHPWTYADYEQSYSRIYRIGQEKPVTVWDFMCEDTVDEHVYDIVMSKKSVSEYMLDKRQVAGMI; translated from the coding sequence ATGATCACATGTGAAAAAGTCTTAGGGGTAGACAAAAGGTGGTGGATCAAAGCCACCTTCCCCTACTGCGATGAATACGTGCAAGCAGTTAAGCGAGTACCACATTCTCTTTATGTACGTGATGCTCAGGCATGGGCTATTCCCTGGGAGATGAAAGCACAGTTTGACCACAGTACAAATGATTTCATCGTAATCTGGAACAACGCCGAGCACTCCCCTTCCGACATGATCGGCGGCGGTATACCGGAAGAAACACTGTCTACTCAGCCAAGTATGCTGGGTTACAGTATCAAGTATGACGGTGACAAGATTATATCCTACACCGGATTCACCGCTGCGCCCTACCGTTCGTATCAAGTGCAAGGAGTAAACGCACTAGTACAAAATCACTTTTTGATTCTGGCGGATGATATGGGCCTTGGAAAGTCATTTTCGCTTATCTCAGCCGTCGAAGCACTGACCAAAACAGGAGATATACGCAAGGGCTTGATCGTCGCCAAGTCCTCCCTGCTCTACAACTGGCTAACCGAGATCAAGAAGTTTTCACACTTAAAAGCCGTAGTCATGGCCGGGAACGCTGATGCACGCCACCAGATCATCAAAGAGTTTGCTACGGACGACAATCAGATTCTTATTATGTCCTACGACACATATCGCCGTGACCTTGAGCATTTGAAGAAACTGAACAAACACCGCGTACTCGACTTCTGTGCGCTGGATGAAGCGCATGTAGCATTGAATCCAGACTCGCAGATCGGCAAGGCTATCCACGCGATTCCGTTCCGGCGCAAGTATGTGCTGACCGCTACGCCGTTCAAGAATCATCCACTGGAGCTGTACAACTTCCTGAAATGGGGCGGCCTAACCGACGACAATCCGTACCAGTTCCGGCGGCGCTACGGCATTCTCGGCGGCTTCCAGAACAAACAAGTTATCGGTGTAAAACGTGTGGCTGAACTCAAAGACATGATTAACCGCTGTATGCTGCGCCGCTTAAAACGCGACAAGCTTGACCTGCCACTGATCACTTTCAAACAAGTGAAGCTGAAAATGACAGCAGAACAGCAGCGCATGTATAGCATCATCAAAGGTGAGATTATGGCCGAGTTGGAGAATCCGGCATTTGAGATGCCGTCTAATCCACTCACCGTACTCATGCGCTTGCAGCAGGTAACAGCCAGTCTTGACCTACTTAGCGATCCAACTTCTCCATCCAACTCAGTGAAAGTAGACAAATTGATAGGGTTGGTCAAAGAGATTACCCAGCGCGGCGAGAAAGCGATCATCTTCTCAAAGTTCCGCTCGATTGTTGACTTGGTAGCCGAGAAACTGGCAGCCTACTCCCCTGCTGTTATTCATGGAGATGTAGACGCACAGGGACTAACAGAAGCGCAAGCGCAGCGCAAAGCGAAAAAGACAGGTGAAGATGCCGAATTACTAATGGCATCGGAACGCCAGCGCGAAGTAAATCGATTCAACACAGACCCAGCTTGCAAAGTCGCCGTACTGTCTGGCGCTGGACGCGAAGGACTAAACATGCAAGCTGGCACACACTGTATCTTCCTCGACCATCCTTGGACATACGCTGATTACGAACAAAGTTACAGCAGAATATACCGTATCGGGCAGGAGAAACCCGTAACGGTCTGGGACTTCATGTGTGAGGATACAGTCGATGAGCACGTGTATGACATTGTGATGAGCAAGAAAAGTGTATCTGAGTACATGCTGGATAAGCGGCAGGTGGCCGGGATGATATAA
- a CDS encoding DNA cytosine methyltransferase, with the protein MQEIIVDNFAGGGGASTGIEMATGRSVDIAINHDEDAIAMHQANHPDTEHYCESVWTVNPKEAVKGRSVALAWFSPDCKHFSKAKGGKPVEKNIRGLAWVAVKWANAVKPRVIMLENVEEFKTWGPLLKNGKPDPDRKGETFDEFVNALKKRGYEVDYRELRACDYGAPTIRKRFFLIARCDGKPIVWPKPTHGDPDSDDVKKGNLMPWRTASEIIDWTLPCPSIFERKKQLAENTLRRIARGIKRFVLENPQPFIVRIGQTGFGGDRLQYEINQPLTTITTKAEHLLIQPFIAKHYGGGYTGPGTDCNEPLSTVTTVDHNALVTAFLSKYYGETSPTEVRGHEPDEPLHTIVQPTDSHLSQVIWLSFVVLAKTASQ; encoded by the coding sequence ATGCAGGAGATCATAGTCGATAATTTCGCCGGTGGTGGCGGTGCGAGTACCGGTATTGAGATGGCAACAGGTCGTAGTGTTGATATTGCCATCAATCATGATGAGGATGCTATTGCGATGCATCAGGCAAATCACCCAGACACAGAACACTACTGCGAATCAGTATGGACTGTGAACCCTAAAGAAGCAGTCAAAGGCCGATCAGTAGCACTGGCATGGTTTAGCCCAGATTGCAAACATTTCTCAAAAGCAAAAGGGGGCAAGCCGGTCGAGAAAAACATCAGGGGATTAGCATGGGTTGCTGTCAAATGGGCAAATGCGGTTAAGCCAAGGGTCATTATGTTGGAGAATGTAGAGGAATTCAAGACATGGGGGCCTCTGTTGAAAAACGGAAAGCCAGACCCTGATAGAAAAGGTGAAACCTTCGACGAATTTGTAAATGCGTTAAAGAAACGTGGATATGAAGTGGACTATAGGGAACTCAGAGCATGCGATTATGGAGCTCCTACAATACGCAAACGATTTTTCCTAATTGCACGGTGTGATGGGAAGCCGATTGTTTGGCCGAAGCCTACGCACGGTGATCCAGATAGCGATGATGTTAAGAAAGGAAATTTGATGCCGTGGAGAACAGCATCGGAAATTATTGATTGGACATTACCATGCCCTAGCATATTTGAACGGAAAAAACAGTTGGCTGAGAATACATTACGGCGCATCGCCCGAGGAATTAAACGATTTGTATTAGAAAATCCGCAACCATTCATCGTGCGGATCGGGCAGACAGGGTTCGGTGGAGATCGTCTGCAATACGAAATCAATCAACCGTTAACTACGATTACCACTAAAGCTGAGCACTTATTAATACAACCGTTCATAGCAAAGCATTACGGTGGAGGATATACCGGACCCGGAACTGATTGCAACGAGCCATTATCAACAGTAACGACGGTTGATCATAACGCCCTGGTAACAGCTTTTCTATCAAAATACTATGGCGAAACATCACCAACAGAAGTACGCGGTCATGAACCAGACGAACCATTACACACGATCGTACAGCCAACCGATTCGCACTTGTCACAAGTCATTTGGTTAAGTTTCGTGGTACTTGCAAAGACGGCCAGCCAGTAA
- a CDS encoding helix-turn-helix domain-containing protein, which translates to MTPVAKRLAKHHNGGIVFLSVVRRKDYRLYRYAVDYFIELAPELRDERYLLVDDTSLPPIPQKHSFPVYNRLYYQARKSGCTVPELKEALGWQDEKFQQIEQLHRKGYTVRKIAAETGYSKSAVGRVVKKIKSAEKKGE; encoded by the coding sequence ATGACTCCAGTCGCCAAGCGATTAGCAAAGCATCATAACGGCGGCATTGTATTTCTAAGTGTAGTCAGGAGAAAAGACTATCGCTTATATCGATACGCAGTAGATTACTTTATTGAGCTGGCCCCGGAATTACGGGATGAGAGATATTTGCTAGTAGATGACACATCCCTCCCCCCTATTCCCCAGAAACACTCTTTTCCGGTCTATAACCGGCTGTACTATCAGGCACGGAAATCTGGCTGCACCGTTCCAGAGTTGAAAGAAGCCCTCGGATGGCAAGATGAAAAGTTTCAGCAGATTGAGCAGCTGCATAGGAAAGGGTACACCGTGCGAAAGATCGCGGCGGAAACCGGTTACTCCAAAAGTGCAGTCGGTCGAGTTGTAAAAAAGATAAAATCAGCTGAAAAAAAGGGTGAGTGA